The Comamonas sp. GB3 AK4-5 genome includes a region encoding these proteins:
- the rpoA gene encoding DNA-directed RNA polymerase subunit alpha, with protein sequence MQTNLLKPKTINVEQLGHNRAKVTLEPFERGYGHTLGNALRRVLLSSMVGYAATEVTIAGVLHEYSSIDGVQEDVVSILLNLKGVVFKLHNRDEVTLSLRKDGEGVVTAGDIQTPHDVEIINPDHVIATLSQGGKLDMQIKVEKGRGYVPGNVRRYGDESTKSIGRIVLDASFSPVRRVSYNVESARVEQRTDLDKLVVEIETNGAINAEDAVRASAKILVEQLAVFAQLEGEFGEGGILQAGNQRSNATFDPILLRPVDELELTVRSANCLKAENIYYIGDLIQRTENELLKTPNLGRKSLNEIKEVLASRGLTLGMKLENWPPVGLEKR encoded by the coding sequence ATGCAAACAAATCTGCTGAAACCCAAGACGATCAATGTGGAGCAACTGGGCCACAACCGTGCCAAGGTGACTCTGGAGCCTTTCGAGCGCGGCTACGGCCACACGCTGGGCAATGCTCTGCGTCGCGTGCTGCTGTCGTCCATGGTGGGTTATGCAGCGACGGAAGTCACGATTGCTGGCGTGCTGCATGAGTACTCGTCCATCGACGGTGTGCAAGAAGATGTGGTGAGCATCCTCCTGAACCTCAAGGGCGTGGTGTTCAAGCTTCACAATCGCGACGAAGTCACGCTGAGCCTGCGCAAGGACGGCGAAGGTGTTGTCACTGCTGGTGACATCCAGACGCCCCACGACGTTGAAATCATCAACCCCGATCATGTCATCGCCACCCTGTCGCAAGGCGGCAAGCTGGATATGCAGATCAAGGTGGAAAAAGGCCGTGGCTATGTGCCTGGCAACGTGCGCCGCTATGGTGACGAGTCGACCAAGTCGATCGGCCGCATCGTGCTGGACGCATCGTTCTCGCCCGTGCGCCGCGTGAGCTACAACGTGGAATCCGCCCGCGTGGAGCAACGTACCGACCTGGACAAGCTGGTCGTCGAAATCGAAACCAATGGCGCCATCAATGCGGAAGACGCAGTGCGCGCATCCGCCAAGATCCTGGTGGAACAGCTGGCCGTGTTCGCGCAGCTGGAAGGTGAGTTCGGTGAAGGCGGCATCCTGCAGGCCGGCAACCAGCGCTCCAACGCTACGTTCGATCCTATCTTGCTACGTCCTGTGGACGAGCTGGAGCTGACCGTGCGTTCCGCCAACTGCCTGAAGGCAGAAAACATCTACTACATCGGTGATCTGATTCAGCGCACCGAGAACGAGCTGCTCAAGACCCCGAATCTGGGTCGCAAGTCGCTCAACGAAATCAAGGAAGTCCTCGCTTCGCGTGGTCTGACCTTGGGCATGAAGCTGGAAAACTGGCCACCGGTTGGCCTAGAAAAGCGCTAA
- a CDS encoding NAD(P)-dependent oxidoreductase: MSSIHHREYAATASRKVAFLGLGVMGFPMAGHLAKAGHQVTVYNRSPAKRQAWVAEFGGAEAATPREAVQGAEMVFCCVGNDDDLRSVVLGEHGALAGMQAGAIFVDHTTASAEVARELYATAQAQGLHFIDAPVSGGQAGAQNGQLTVMCGGDQTQFDAVAPVAACFARAFTLMGESGAGQLTKMINQICIAGVVQGLSEAVAFGEKAGLDVHKALDVVSKGAAQSWQMENRGKTMVEGKFDFGFAVDWMRKDLGLVLDEAKRNGARLPLTALVDQFYADVQAMGGGRNDTSSLIRRLR; this comes from the coding sequence ATGTCGAGCATTCACCACCGCGAATACGCTGCCACCGCTTCCCGCAAAGTTGCCTTTCTGGGCCTGGGCGTCATGGGCTTTCCCATGGCCGGCCACCTGGCCAAGGCCGGTCACCAGGTCACCGTGTACAACCGCAGCCCCGCCAAGCGCCAGGCCTGGGTGGCGGAGTTCGGCGGTGCCGAGGCCGCCACACCGCGCGAGGCCGTGCAAGGCGCCGAGATGGTGTTCTGCTGCGTGGGCAATGACGATGACCTGCGCTCCGTGGTGCTGGGCGAGCATGGCGCTCTGGCCGGCATGCAAGCCGGCGCGATTTTTGTGGACCACACCACGGCCTCGGCCGAGGTGGCCCGCGAGCTGTATGCCACCGCCCAGGCCCAGGGCTTGCACTTCATCGATGCACCCGTCTCCGGCGGCCAGGCCGGCGCGCAAAACGGCCAGCTCACCGTGATGTGCGGTGGCGATCAAACTCAGTTCGACGCCGTGGCACCGGTTGCGGCATGCTTTGCCCGGGCCTTCACGCTGATGGGCGAAAGCGGCGCCGGCCAGCTGACCAAGATGATCAACCAGATCTGCATTGCCGGCGTGGTCCAAGGCCTGTCCGAGGCCGTGGCCTTTGGCGAAAAAGCCGGCCTGGATGTGCACAAGGCACTGGATGTGGTCAGCAAGGGCGCAGCCCAGAGCTGGCAGATGGAAAACCGTGGCAAGACCATGGTGGAAGGCAAGTTCGACTTCGGCTTTGCCGTGGACTGGATGCGCAAGGACCTGGGCCTGGTGCTGGACGAAGCCAAGCGCAACGGCGCCCGCCTGCCCCTGACGGCCCTGGTGGACCAGTTCTACGCCGATGTGCAGGCCATGGGCGGTGGCCGCAACGACACCTCCAGCTTGATACGCAGGCTGCGCTGA
- the rsmI gene encoding 16S rRNA (cytidine(1402)-2'-O)-methyltransferase encodes MSASFAPALSAAREAAAAQNYPQATLYVMATPIGNLADISLRALHVLQLVDAVACEDTRHTQGMLRSYGMERPGSQLLAVHQHNEAEAAAGIIARLQQGQRIAYVSDAGTPGVSDPGARLCAAVQAAGLRCMPLPGASSITSAISVAGCVPPGQTDGGFVFAGFLPTKNAERQAAVQQLAGEPRCTVLLEAPHRIHELAKALAVLGERPVTLAREITKQFEQISTHAAQDLPEWLAGESSRARGEFVVVLHPVAVQQDDGDAERVLRLLLAELPTKSAVKLAADISGGNRNQLYELALAIKREAE; translated from the coding sequence TTGAGTGCCTCTTTCGCTCCGGCCCTGAGCGCTGCCCGCGAGGCAGCGGCTGCCCAGAATTATCCGCAGGCCACGCTGTACGTGATGGCCACGCCCATCGGCAATCTGGCCGACATCTCGCTGCGTGCCCTGCATGTGCTGCAACTGGTGGACGCGGTGGCCTGCGAGGACACCCGCCACACCCAGGGCATGCTGCGCTCCTATGGCATGGAACGCCCCGGCAGCCAGCTGCTGGCCGTGCACCAGCACAACGAGGCCGAGGCCGCCGCCGGCATCATCGCCCGGCTGCAGCAAGGCCAGCGCATTGCCTATGTCAGCGATGCCGGCACGCCCGGCGTCAGCGACCCCGGCGCGCGCCTGTGTGCGGCCGTGCAGGCCGCCGGCCTGCGCTGCATGCCGCTGCCGGGTGCCAGCAGCATCACCAGCGCCATCAGCGTGGCCGGCTGTGTGCCACCCGGGCAAACCGATGGCGGTTTTGTGTTTGCCGGTTTTTTGCCGACCAAGAATGCGGAACGCCAGGCCGCTGTGCAGCAGTTGGCTGGGGAGCCGCGCTGCACCGTGCTGCTGGAGGCACCCCACCGCATCCACGAGCTGGCCAAGGCCCTGGCCGTGCTGGGCGAGCGACCGGTGACGCTGGCGCGTGAGATCACCAAGCAGTTTGAGCAGATCAGCACCCATGCGGCCCAAGACCTGCCGGAGTGGCTGGCGGGCGAGTCCTCCCGCGCCAGGGGCGAGTTTGTGGTGGTGCTACACCCCGTGGCCGTGCAGCAGGACGACGGCGATGCCGAGCGCGTGCTGCGCCTGTTGCTGGCCGAGCTGCCGACCAAGAGCGCGGTGAAGCTGGCGGCCGACATCAGCGGCGGCAACCGCAACCAGCTCTATGAGCTGGCGTTGGCCATCAAACGGGAAGCGGAATAA
- a CDS encoding YggS family pyridoxal phosphate-dependent enzyme, translating to MTTIAENLQQIHRRMAHACDAAQRPQDSVALLAVSKTFGADAVREAALAGQRAFGENYIQEGVDKIAQLRAMADMPQPVWHCIGPIQSNKTRLVATHFDWVHTVDRLKIAQRLSEQRPAALAPLQVCVQVNVDGGETKSGCSPEEALALAQAITALPQLQLRGVMSIPDPQPTPEAMLAVHQRVAAVFAQIRDSGLPGLDAFDTLSLGMTDDLELAVAAGSTMVRVGSGVFGKRSYPAA from the coding sequence ATGACGACCATAGCCGAGAACCTTCAGCAGATACACCGCCGCATGGCGCATGCCTGTGATGCTGCGCAGCGACCCCAGGACAGCGTGGCCTTGCTGGCGGTCTCCAAAACCTTTGGCGCCGACGCCGTGCGCGAAGCCGCACTGGCGGGCCAACGCGCCTTTGGCGAGAACTACATCCAGGAAGGCGTGGACAAGATCGCCCAGCTGCGCGCCATGGCCGATATGCCCCAGCCTGTATGGCATTGCATAGGCCCGATACAAAGCAACAAGACGCGGCTGGTGGCCACGCATTTTGATTGGGTACACACCGTGGACCGCCTGAAGATTGCCCAGCGCCTGTCCGAGCAGCGCCCGGCCGCGCTGGCGCCGCTGCAGGTCTGCGTGCAGGTGAATGTGGACGGGGGCGAGACCAAGTCCGGCTGCAGCCCCGAGGAGGCCCTGGCCCTGGCCCAGGCCATCACCGCCTTGCCGCAGCTGCAACTGCGCGGGGTGATGAGCATTCCCGACCCCCAGCCCACGCCCGAGGCCATGCTGGCCGTGCACCAGCGTGTGGCCGCCGTGTTTGCGCAGATCCGTGACAGCGGCCTGCCGGGGCTGGATGCCTTTGACACCCTGAGCCTGGGCATGACTGACGACCTGGAACTGGCCGTTGCGGCCGGCAGCACCATGGTGCGTGTGGGCAGCGGCGTGTTCGGTAAAAGAAGCTACCCCGCAGCCTGA
- a CDS encoding YraN family protein: MGFLGKKPPPKTLAAAQRTPGQLAEDAALQHAQARGWRLIARNYRTPGRGGGEIDLILRTGDGVVVFVEVRSRSLQDYGGAGGSIDATKRRRIVLAARHWLARQPSLPRCRFDAVLVQGMQLQWLEAAFDAE, from the coding sequence ATGGGTTTCCTTGGAAAAAAGCCGCCGCCAAAGACGTTGGCTGCTGCGCAGCGCACGCCGGGCCAGCTGGCCGAAGATGCGGCCTTGCAGCACGCACAGGCGCGGGGCTGGCGGCTGATAGCACGCAATTATCGGACGCCCGGCCGTGGCGGTGGCGAGATAGACCTGATTCTGCGCACCGGCGACGGCGTGGTGGTGTTTGTAGAAGTGCGCAGCCGCAGCCTGCAGGACTATGGCGGAGCTGGTGGCAGCATTGATGCCACCAAGCGCCGGCGCATTGTGCTGGCGGCCAGGCATTGGCTGGCACGCCAGCCCAGCTTGCCACGCTGCCGCTTTGACGCGGTACTGGTGCAAGGCATGCAGCTGCAATGGCTGGAGGCGGCGTTTGATGCCGAGTGA
- a CDS encoding Hsp70 family protein — translation MQALAGTTLGIDFGTSNSAMALRQGSSAAQLVPLEGGATGMPTALFFNTETHSTHFGRDAMRQYLAGEDGRLMRSLKSLLGSSLLQDKTLVHEQLISYQDIIALFLKQFAQRAQAQLGGLPERVVLGRPVHFVDAHPERDRQAQDALEQAAQAAGFAQVQFQLEPIAAALDYEQRLTGEAVVLVVDLGGGTSDFTVVRLGPQHAGKADRQADILATSGVHIGGTDFDHRLSVDTVMPLLGLRHIGPHGREVPSRVFYDLATWHLIQWQYSAKALREAQALRSDYRDPQLHQRLMTVLEERAGHRLADAVEQGKIQASSSGGDAALDLGWLEAGLQAAITQAQLEQSLQAPLAQVMVCALECVQLAGLAPTQLDAVYLTGGSSALRTLRHALAQALPGVEQVEGDLFGGVATGLAYA, via the coding sequence ATGCAAGCACTGGCTGGCACCACCTTGGGTATCGACTTCGGCACCTCCAACTCCGCCATGGCCCTGCGCCAGGGCAGCAGTGCTGCGCAGCTGGTGCCGTTGGAAGGTGGAGCCACAGGCATGCCCACGGCGCTGTTCTTCAACACCGAAACCCACAGCACGCACTTTGGCCGCGACGCCATGCGCCAGTACCTGGCGGGTGAGGATGGCCGGCTGATGCGCTCGCTCAAAAGCCTGCTGGGCAGCAGCCTGCTGCAGGACAAGACCTTGGTGCATGAGCAGTTGATCAGCTATCAGGACATCATTGCCCTGTTTCTGAAGCAATTCGCTCAGCGCGCCCAGGCCCAGCTCGGCGGTCTGCCCGAGCGCGTGGTGCTGGGCAGGCCGGTACATTTTGTCGATGCCCACCCCGAACGCGACCGCCAGGCCCAGGACGCACTGGAACAGGCGGCGCAGGCTGCAGGCTTTGCCCAGGTGCAGTTCCAGCTGGAGCCGATTGCCGCCGCGCTGGACTACGAGCAGCGCCTTACCGGCGAAGCCGTGGTGCTGGTGGTGGACCTCGGCGGCGGCACCTCGGACTTCACCGTGGTGCGCCTGGGCCCGCAGCATGCGGGCAAGGCCGATCGCCAGGCTGACATCCTGGCCACCAGCGGTGTGCACATAGGCGGTACTGACTTCGACCATCGCCTGAGTGTGGACACAGTGATGCCGCTGCTGGGCCTGCGCCATATCGGCCCGCATGGCCGAGAAGTGCCCAGCCGCGTGTTCTACGACCTGGCCACCTGGCATTTGATTCAATGGCAGTACAGCGCCAAGGCCTTGCGCGAGGCCCAGGCGCTGCGCAGCGACTACCGTGACCCACAGCTGCACCAGCGCCTGATGACGGTGCTGGAGGAGCGCGCCGGCCACCGCCTGGCCGATGCGGTGGAGCAGGGCAAGATCCAGGCCTCATCCAGCGGCGGTGATGCCGCGTTGGATCTCGGCTGGCTGGAGGCCGGCTTGCAGGCGGCCATCACCCAGGCGCAGCTGGAGCAATCGCTGCAGGCCCCGCTGGCCCAGGTCATGGTGTGCGCCCTGGAATGCGTGCAACTGGCGGGCTTGGCGCCCACGCAGCTGGATGCGGTCTACCTCACTGGCGGCTCCTCGGCCCTGCGCACGCTGCGCCATGCCCTGGCCCAGGCCCTGCCCGGTGTGGAGCAGGTCGAAGGTGATTTGTTTGGCGGTGTGGCCACGGGCCTGGCCTACGCCTGA
- the rplQ gene encoding 50S ribosomal protein L17, translating to MRHGHGLRKLNRTSAHRKAMLQNMMNSLIEHEAIKTTVPKAKELRRVIEPMITLAKVDSVANRRLAFDRLRDRDSVTKLFNVLGPRNAKRPGGYTRILKMGFRVGDNAPMAYVELVEQEEVAQTQAAE from the coding sequence ATGCGTCACGGTCACGGCCTCCGCAAACTGAACCGCACTTCTGCACACCGCAAGGCAATGCTGCAGAACATGATGAACTCGCTCATCGAGCACGAAGCCATCAAGACCACTGTGCCCAAGGCCAAGGAACTGCGCCGCGTGATCGAGCCCATGATCACCCTGGCCAAGGTCGACTCCGTCGCCAACCGCCGCCTGGCTTTCGACCGCCTGCGCGACCGTGACAGCGTGACCAAGCTGTTCAACGTGCTGGGTCCCCGCAACGCCAAGCGTCCTGGCGGCTACACCCGTATCCTGAAGATGGGCTTCCGCGTGGGCGACAACGCTCCCATGGCCTATGTGGAGCTGGTTGAGCAAGAAGAAGTCGCTCAAACCCAAGCTGCTGAATAA
- a CDS encoding SIS domain-containing protein, whose product MLELRIQQHFIDSADLKYQAAQTLSQPITAAVQAILASVTSGGKVLACGSGVSAQQAQTFAALCITGFERERPELAALALSSDGGLLGGSAGTAPGSQYLARQVRALGQAGDVLLVISVSGNEQSLLEAVEAAHEREMMVVVLSGHTGGALAARVRETDVLVCVPHERAARVREAHELVIHCLCDGLDTQLLGDQEVL is encoded by the coding sequence ATGCTTGAGCTACGTATCCAACAGCACTTTATCGACAGTGCCGACCTGAAGTACCAGGCCGCCCAGACGTTGAGTCAACCCATCACCGCCGCTGTGCAGGCCATTTTGGCCAGTGTCACCAGCGGCGGCAAAGTGCTGGCCTGCGGCAGCGGGGTATCTGCCCAGCAGGCGCAGACCTTTGCCGCCCTGTGTATCACCGGTTTTGAACGCGAACGCCCCGAGCTGGCAGCCCTGGCGCTGAGCAGTGACGGCGGGCTGCTGGGCGGCTCGGCCGGCACGGCACCTGGTTCGCAATACCTGGCACGCCAGGTCCGGGCCCTGGGCCAGGCCGGCGATGTGCTGTTGGTGATTTCGGTCTCGGGCAATGAACAAAGCCTGCTCGAAGCCGTGGAAGCGGCCCATGAGCGCGAAATGATGGTGGTCGTGCTCAGCGGCCACACCGGCGGTGCGCTGGCCGCCAGGGTGCGCGAGACCGATGTACTGGTCTGCGTTCCGCACGAGAGGGCCGCCCGCGTGCGAGAGGCCCATGAGTTGGTGATCCATTGCCTGTGCGATGGCTTGGACACCCAGTTGCTAGGTGATCAGGAGGTGTTATGA
- a CDS encoding type IV pilus twitching motility protein PilT yields the protein MDITRLLAFGVQHQASDLHLSAGLPPMVRVHGDMRRIHAQALDHRTVLGMLHETMGDLQRKVFEASLEVDFAFEIPGLARFRVNAFQQSRGAAAVFRTIPSTVPTLEQLGSPPILAELALKPRGLVLVTGPTGSGKSTTLAAMLNHLNDHLHGHILTVEDPIEFVHASKKCLVNQREVGPMTQSFSAALRSALREDPDAILVGEMRDLETIRLAMTAAETGHLVFATLHTASAAKTIDRIIDVFPAGEKDMVRSMLSESLQAVVSQTLCKTREGTGRVAAHEIMLGSSAIRHLIRESKVAQMYSTIQTSQSLGMQTLDQSLSDLLRRQCISAAEARSKARTPESFPGG from the coding sequence GTGGACATCACCCGCTTGCTGGCCTTTGGCGTGCAGCACCAGGCCTCGGACCTGCATCTTTCGGCCGGGCTGCCTCCCATGGTCCGCGTGCACGGTGATATGCGCCGCATCCATGCCCAAGCGCTAGACCACAGAACCGTGCTCGGCATGCTCCATGAAACCATGGGCGATTTGCAGCGCAAGGTATTTGAAGCCTCGCTGGAGGTGGATTTTGCGTTCGAGATCCCGGGCCTGGCACGCTTTCGGGTGAATGCATTCCAGCAAAGCCGGGGCGCTGCCGCGGTGTTCCGCACCATTCCCAGCACCGTGCCGACGCTGGAGCAACTGGGCAGCCCCCCGATTCTTGCCGAGCTGGCCCTCAAGCCCCGTGGCCTGGTGTTGGTCACCGGCCCTACGGGCTCGGGCAAGTCCACCACGCTGGCGGCCATGCTCAACCACCTCAACGACCACTTGCACGGCCATATCCTGACCGTGGAAGACCCCATCGAGTTTGTCCATGCCTCCAAGAAATGCCTGGTCAACCAGCGTGAGGTGGGGCCCATGACCCAGTCGTTTTCCGCCGCACTGCGCTCGGCGCTGCGTGAAGACCCCGACGCCATCCTGGTGGGCGAGATGCGCGATCTGGAAACCATACGCCTGGCCATGACGGCAGCCGAGACCGGCCACCTGGTCTTTGCCACGCTGCACACCGCCAGCGCAGCCAAGACCATAGACCGCATCATTGACGTCTTCCCCGCTGGCGAAAAAGACATGGTGCGCAGCATGCTGTCCGAATCGCTGCAGGCCGTGGTCTCGCAGACGCTGTGCAAAACCAGGGAAGGCACAGGCCGCGTGGCGGCGCACGAGATCATGCTGGGCAGCAGTGCCATACGCCACCTGATCCGCGAGTCCAAGGTGGCGCAGATGTATTCCACCATCCAGACCAGCCAGAGCCTGGGCATGCAGACCCTGGACCAGAGCCTGAGCGATCTGCTGCGCCGCCAGTGCATCAGCGCTGCAGAGGCCCGCAGCAAGGCCAGGACGCCTGAGAGCTTCCCCGGCGGCTGA
- a CDS encoding BON domain-containing protein: MKRTGSSRWVCMALATAGMVGALSGCVPLVVGGGMATAALSAADRRTTGAQVEDQGIELRASDRIRQSPLGDQVRVNTTSYNRKVLISGEARTEKDKQEVERLVREVNNVEGVFNELEVLPFTSSLTQRGKDSIITTQVKASLLDSKDLQASAIKVVTENKVVYLLGIVTERESKRAAEVARGINDVRKVVRLFEITTEDALANYMPGTAPVTRDPATEN; this comes from the coding sequence ATGAAGCGTACGGGTTCCTCCCGTTGGGTCTGTATGGCCTTGGCGACCGCCGGCATGGTGGGCGCATTGTCGGGCTGCGTGCCCTTGGTGGTGGGCGGTGGCATGGCCACGGCAGCCCTGTCGGCGGCAGACCGTCGCACCACGGGCGCCCAGGTGGAAGACCAGGGCATCGAGCTGCGGGCCTCGGACCGTATTCGCCAGTCCCCATTGGGCGACCAGGTGCGCGTCAACACCACCAGCTACAACCGCAAGGTGCTCATCAGCGGTGAAGCGCGTACCGAAAAGGACAAGCAGGAAGTCGAGCGCCTGGTGCGCGAGGTGAACAACGTCGAAGGCGTGTTCAACGAGCTTGAGGTGCTGCCCTTCACCTCTTCGCTGACGCAGCGCGGCAAGGACTCCATCATCACCACCCAGGTCAAGGCCAGCTTGCTGGACTCCAAGGACCTCCAGGCCTCGGCCATCAAGGTGGTCACAGAGAACAAGGTGGTCTACCTGCTGGGCATCGTGACCGAGCGCGAATCCAAGCGTGCGGCCGAGGTGGCGCGCGGCATCAACGATGTGCGCAAGGTGGTACGTCTGTTCGAGATCACCACCGAGGACGCACTGGCCAACTACATGCCAGGCACGGCACCGGTCACGCGCGATCCTGCTACGGAGAATTGA